Sequence from the Meleagris gallopavo isolate NT-WF06-2002-E0010 breed Aviagen turkey brand Nicholas breeding stock chromosome Z, Turkey_5.1, whole genome shotgun sequence genome:
AGTGCATCCTGTGAACAAGCAGCAATTGTGCTCAAAAAGAAACACCCATAGCTGCAATGTTTTCAAAAGGCAGCTCGGAGCTAACTCTGCAGCACAGAATTGAACAAAACTTCCTCATAGttttccccatgctgcccaTGTCTGAAATCAGCCTCTTTGTAAATCCTGATTTCCACGGCTTGGAGCCCTCCTCTTGCAAGATGCCAGCTATTCACCTCTACCTTTGTGAGGTCTTGAAACAGGTTGTGGAAGAAAATCCTCATCATGTGTTAGtccaaatttaaaataataaaccCAGGATCACCCTGGGTGCCTGTGCAGAACGCACTACTTCAGACCCTATGGCCTTGGGTGCTTCTGACTGGCACACACCGATAAAGTCTTGTGATGGGAGCAGTCTCCCATTTATGTCATGCCCCACTAGTGTCGGGCAGGATGCAGGGAGTGCGGCCAGACACAAAGAAGTAACTCGCAGCCGCAACAATGTATATCAGCActaccatttctttttccaaacacACCACAGGTGCTGCCAGCTCCTCGCACCCGCATTTTGTGTATTAACTTTTGACAGTTCAGGTGCATTACTGAGAAAATTCAGACGAAACCGAGCCCCTAGCCCCCCACGGCAAGATTTCCCCTCAGATCNNNNNNNNNNNNNNNNNNNNNNNNNNNNNNNNNNNNNNNNNNNNNNNNNNNNNNNNNNNNNNNNNNNNNNNNNNNNNNNNNNNNNNNNNNNNNNNNNNNNNNNNNNNNNNNNNNNNNNNNNNNNNNNNNNNNNNNNNNNNNNNNNNNNNNNNNNNNNNNNNNNNNNNNNNNNNNNNNNNNNNNNNNNNNNNNNNNNNNNNNNNNNNNNNNNNNNNNNNNNNNNNNNNNNNNNNNNNNNNNNNNNNNNNNNNNNNNNNNNNNNNNNNNNNNNNNNNNNNNNNNNNNNNNNNNNNNNNNNNNNNNNNNNNNNNNNNNNNNNNNNNNNNNNNNNNNNNNNNNNNNNNNNNNNNNNNNNNNNNNNNNNNNNNNNNNNNNNNNNNNNNNNNNNNNNNNNNNNNNNNNNNNNNNNNNNNNNNNNNNNNNNNNNNNNNNNNNNNNNNNNNNNNNNNNNNNNNNNNNNNNNNNNNNNNNNNNNNNNNNNNNNNNNNNNNNNNNNNNNNNNNNNNNNNNNNNNNNNNNNNNNNNNNNNNNNNNNNNNNNNNNNNNNNNNNNNNNNNNNNNNNNNNNNNNNNNNNNNNNNNNNNNNNNNNNNNNNNNNNNNNNNNNNNNNNNNNNNNNNNNNNNNNNNNNNNNNNNNNNNNNNNNNNNNNNNNNNNNNNNNNNNNNNNNNNNNNNNNNNNNNNNNNNNNNNNNNNNNNNNNNNNNNNNNNNNNNNNNNNNNNNNNNNNNNNNNNNNNNNNNNNNNNNNCGGAGGAGGCGGCCATGGTGCGCTCGCTCAATTCCATCGTGGCCGTGTGTCAGAACATGGGCATCGGGAAGGACGGGAACCTGCCTTGGCCCCCGCTAAGGTACGGAGGGCCCGCTGCCGCGCGTTCCCGGAGGGGTGGGCGGTGGACTACGTGTCCCAGCGTGCAGCGCGGCACGCAGCCGCCCCACAAGGGGGCGAGCCGCGCGGTGTGTGCTGGGAGTTGTAGGCGGGACGACAAGGCGGGAAAGTGCTGAGGCGGCTGACCGTGCTGGGCCGAGAGCACCAGGGGGCATGGCGATACGCGTGGGCGGGCCGCGGCCCTGCGAGATGTCCCCCAGGCAGAGCCGGGCCGAGACCCGGCAGTTTCCCCTCTCCTCTGTCCTCCCTTTCTGCCACAGTAACATAGGTTATTCTTGAGCCTTGCTGTAACGCTCTGCTTGTTTATTTGCCAGGAATGAGTACAAATACTTCCAGAGAATGACCAGCACCTCCCATGTGGAAGGTAATGTACACTGGGCCACCTTACTAAGTTCCTGTGGTATCAGTCGCAGAAAAGATAAGGAATGTCACTTTCAGCTGGCTTCCCCAACCTCTCCAGCCCACATGTTTGCAATAGAAGCAGAACTGCAATTAACTATTCCTTTTTTTGGTcttatggcacatgtttcaaGCTCACCAGAAGTTTCCCACCCTGCCTTTTTGAAGGTCCTTCAtgtcagaaaatgcaaaaaggCAAAAGTTCTTTTGTACCGAttgagcagcagcaggtcttttttttttttttttccaggctctATTAGCTTATGTGCTAGCTTGTTTGCAGTAGGTAAACTTTGGCCACTCATTGTACCCCTTGACCCTTGTGATTTGGTTTGTCTGGATGGGGGCTGAACCATCCCAGCATGCCAGACAATCCTAAATATGGTGCCAGTGTGCAACTTTACACATATGATGTGTTATACATATGCAATAACATGCAACTGTGCTAGTAATACATAGTAATAGCATTCAGATCCAACAAGACCTTTGCAGCAAAGTGATATTACACACTTGGTAAAATAAAGCCATTTACGGCAGGACCAAAAAGGTTGTGAAAGTGAGCAGGTACAGGAATGCAAAATGCAACTTGTTCTGACTACACACTTCCTCTCACAGAGGAAGTGCAAATAACCCTGTTCTCAGTGCATGTGAAAGAGAATTGGGTTACGAATGATGGATTTGGTCAGGAGTAGCTCAAGAGTGAATTCTGAAACATGATCGaacatttgttccttttttttttaataaatactcAAATTTAGCTGTTACATCTAATAACTGGAATGATGGAACATGCAAACAACAATCACTTCTGAACAAAAATGTCCATTCATACTGTGAGAACTCTTGATGGCATCAGTTGATCTTGCAgtttactcagagggtggtgaggccctggcacagctgcccaaagaagctgtgggttCCCCATCGAtggaggtgctcaaagccaggttgagtgggaccctgggcagcctgatctaataGGTGATCTGACAGTCCGGCCCACAGCGGGGGATTGGAGCTGTGTGGGCTTTCAGGTCTCCTCTCAACTCAGCTGTTTTTTGATGGAAATGAATTTGGCTACTTAACTAGCAGAGCCCATGCCAGTGAAATAGACAGTGACATGccttttttgatatttttttttttcttccgaCTGCAAATTGACATGTGTGCACTAAGCTGCCTTGGTGTCATCTGCCTGCCAGGACTTTGGAGGCACAAACCTTTTCTTCTGTGCCTATGACTTACTGCAGAATCTGGGCCCAAGCTTGTATTTTGATAACTGCTGAAATTGATTTTGGAAGAGGGAGTGAAAGTCCAGCAGATGTCACTAAACAGCTGAAACAAACCTGGTACAGAGCTGAAATACTATATGAATAaatgatttctttcttattcaGGTAAACAGAATGCACTGATAATGGGTAAAAAAACATGGTTCTCCATTCCTGAGAAGAATCGTCCTCTGAAAGACAGAATTAATATAGTGCTCAGCAGGGAGCTCAAGTATGTataatgaataataaaacaaacaacaaatccAAACCTAAGAATATGTGTAACAATGCCTCATGAAGTAATTCTTAATGtaacattttttacatttgtttctcATTAGGAAGCTTCTCTGCTATTGGTTCTGAATGATGtctttacctttttcttttcttttttcttatttatttattaatcacTTCATAAAATAATTATCATTACTTTGCGTAGTAAGTACTAGCTCTGTTTGTACACACAAACCATCTGACACTTATCAGTAGACCTTGAGACTCCAGTATTTTTCTGGTACCTTGTTAAATTTAtgaatttaatcatttttttgaAGTTTATTGTGATTCACATTAAGGGGAAAAGAGTCTGTCCTTTTTCACGACTGCCATCTTGAGTGCATCACTCACAGTCATCCAAGTATTCCTAAACAAAAATGTTCACTCAAAATGATTTGGTGATTTAGAAATTCTTACTGGGTTTTGGACAGAAGGTAGAGTTGGGGGGATAAAGGCATTGTGGATTGTTTTGCAAGTAATAACATTCTAGAATTCGAGTAGAAGTCTGTGTTTAATTATATGAACATTTACATTCCTCAGATGTGCTTTGTTAAAAACCTGATTTAACAAATTATAATTTATCATGCCTCTTAAGTCACAGTTAGGATTAAATTGTGATTTATTAAGCAGTTCCACAGTGAGTTGAGAATTCTAACGTAGTTTAGTAGTAATACATTTCAGTGTAATGAACTAATGTGAAACATTTAGTCACTTGTAAATTCAGCAGAATACATTGTATATCTTGATTCTATTTATTATGATGACAGTTTGTCCTTCAAATTTAGTAATAATACTTTTCTTTCCTAGGGAAGCCCCGAAAGGAGCACATTATCTTTCTAAAAGCCTGGATGATGCCTTAGCTCTTTTGGATTCACCAGAATTAAAAAGTAAAGTAGACATGGTTTGGATTGTTGGAGGCACTTCAGTATATAAGGTACATTTAAATTACTCTTAGTTTATTAAATTTTCTGCTTTAGGAGAAAGATGGCTCAAGTTATTGCCACTTCAGGAAGTGCAGGGGTAAGCCTTTTCCCCATTTGACCTTGATAGAGCAAGCCTTAGAAAGAAACGTTTTTACTAACAAGTTAAAAATGTCTGTCCGAGTAACTAAATTGCTCTTGCCATGTCAGAGTCATTGCAgttttgagaacttttcttaaCTATGTAAATATCTAGGGTTTTACACCAAAacttgtgctgttttttttattttactgagaaaggaaacaggCTATAAGGGATgtgagaacaaagaaaaacaatccagCATTTTTAACTAGTATATGGAGTGCAAATAAGAAAAGATAATTTAAGAGAGTTGCAGGTAATGAGAGGAGataaaaaggagataaaaaggaGATAAATGTAACACAGAACATAGAACTGACTCATTTTCCCATCCAGTAACCAGACATCTTGACTGCTCCCATTGCAAAGGCTTTTCTTGAGTCTGTTCATGTGCCAAAAAGTATATGTCACTTTATTCTCAGGACTGTGTCTCTCTCTAATTtgtaggagggagaggaggtcttttaatatctgtatatccaacatgagattaagaaacaacggttcaaatggtggtccaaccagtttattataaattctagtcagggagacggggaagggaaggaggacaATAGAAAAggtaggaaagaagcaagaattgcataaagcggggatagtcaccaccaggatccaNNNNNNNNNNNNNNNNNNNNNNNNNNNNNNNNNNNNNNNNNNNNNNNNNNNNNNNNNNNNNNNNNNNNNNNNNNNNNNNNNNNNNNNNNNNNNNNNNNNNNNNNNNNNNNNNNNNNNNNNNNNNNNNNNNNNNNNNNNNNNNNNNNNNNNNNNNNNNNNNNNNNNNNNNNNNNNNNNNNNNNNNNNNNNNNNNNNNNNNNNNNNNNNNNNNNNNNNNNNNNNNNNNNNNNNNNNNNNNNNNNNNNNNNNNNNNNNNNNNNNNNNNNNNNNNNNNNNNNNNNNNNNNNNNNNNNNNNNNNNNNNNNNNNNNNNNNNNNNNNNNNNNNNNNNNNNNNNNNNNNNNNNNNNNNNNNNNNNNNNNNNNNNNNNNNNNNNNNNNNNNNNNNNNNNNNNNNNNNNNNNNNNNNNNNNNNNNNNNNNNNNNNNNNNNNNNNNNNNNNNNNNNNNNNNNNNNNNNNNNNNNNNNNNNNNNNNNNNNNNNNNNNNNNNNNNNNNNNNNNNNNNNNNNNNNNNNNNNNNNNNNNNNNNNNNNNNNNNNNNNNNNNNNNNNNNNNNNNNNNNNNNNNNNNNNNNNNNNNNNNNNNNNNNNNNNNNNNNNNNNNNNNNNNNNNNNNNNNNNNNNNNNNNNNNNNNNNNNNNNNNNNNNNNNNNNNNNNNNNNNNNNNNNNNNNNNNNNNNNNNNNNNNNNNNNNNNNNNNNNNNNNNNNNNNNNNNNNNNNNNNNNNNNNNNNNNNNNNNNNNNNNNNNNNNNNNNNNNNNNNNNNNNNNNNNNNNNNNNNNNNNNNNNNNNNNNNNNNNNNNNNNNNNNNNNNNNNNNNNNNNNNNNNNNNNNNNNNNNNNNNNNNNNNNNNNNNNNNNNNNNNNNNNNNNNNNNNNNNNNNNNNNNNNNNNNNNNNNNNNNNNNNNNNNNNNNNNNNNNNNNNNNNNNNNNNNNNNNNNNNNNNNNNNNNNNNNNNNNNNNNNNNNNNNNNNNNNNNNNNNNNNNNNNNNNNNNNNNNNNNNNNNNNNNNNNNNNNNNTAactcttacccttggtttcttagggtagttctGGAATCTCTGATTGTTCTTCAGCTGTCTCCACAGCTGAAGGAGGATATGATTGGGCTGGTGGTCgatcttagcaaattggaccctGTCCCAAAtaaggtcattaaacatttgttttcgtGAGACCCTTAGGAGCCCCGACTGAGAGTTTCGCATAGGTGGCCTATTGATTTTAACTACTGGGAGCACCTCTGCTTCTTCTACCACTCAGATATTGCACCTAGTGTGCACATGCTCcgtctcccccagatcagctactatctgggcagcctgttgaaCGACCACTTCCGAGatcaccagagggtttaatataGAAActaaggtcccatataggtgggaagNNNNNNNNNNNNNNNNNNNNNNNNNNNNNNNNNNNNNNNNNNNNNNNNNNNNNNNNNNNNNNNNNNNNNNNNNNNNNNNNNNNNNNNNNNNNNNNNNNNNNNNNNNNNNNNNNNNNNNNNNNNNNNNNNNNNNNNNNNNNNNNNNNNNNNNNNNNNNNNNNNNNNNNNNNNNNNNNNNNNNNNNNNNNNNNNNNNNNNNNNNNNNNNNNNNNNNNNNNNNNNNNNNNNNNNNNNNNNNNNNNNNNNNNNNNNNNNNNNNNNNNNNNNNNNNNNNNNNNNNNNNNNNNNNNNNNNNNNNNNNNNNNNNNNNNNNNNNNNNNNNNNNNNNNNNNNNNNNNNNNNNNNNNNNNNNNNNNNNNNNNNNNNNNNNNNNNNNNNNNNNNNNNNNNNNNNNNNNNNNNNNNNNNNNNNNNNNNNNNNNNNNNNNNNNNNNNNNNNNNNNNNNNNNNNNNNNNNNNNNNNNNNNNNNNNNNNNNNNNNNNNNNNNNNNNNNNNNNNNNNNNNNNNNNNNNNNNNNNNNNNNNNNNNNNNNNNNNNNNNNNNNNNNNNNNNNNNNNNNNNNNNNNNNNNNNNNNNNNNNNNNNNNNNNNNNNNNNNNNNNNNNNNNNNNNNNNNNNNNNNNNNNNNNNNNNNNNNNNNNNNNNNNNNNNNNNNNNNNNNNNNNNNNNNNNNNNNNNNNNNNNNNNNNNNNNNNNNNNNNNNNNNNNNNNNNNNNNNNNNNNNNNNNNNNNNNNNNNNNNNNNNNNNNNNNNNNNNNNNNNNNNNNNNNNNNNNNNNNNNNNNNNNNNNNNNNNNNNNNNNNNNNNNNNNNNNNNNNNNNNNNNNNNNNNNNNNNNNNNNNNNNNNNNNNNNNNNNNNNNNNNNNNNNNNNNNNNNNNNNNNNNNNNNNNNNNNNNNNNNNNNNNNNNNNNNNNNNNNNNNNNNNNNNNNNNNNNNNNNNNNNNNNNNNNNNNNNNNNNNNNNNNNNNNNNNNNNNNNNNNNNNNNNNNNNNNNNNNNNNNNNNNNNNNNNNNNNNNNNNNNNNNNNNNNNNNNNNNNNNNNNNNNNNNNNNNNNNNNNNNNNNNNNNNNNNNNNNNNNNNNNNNNNNNNNNNNNNNNNNNNNNNNNNNNNNNNNNNNNNNNNNNNNNNNNNNNNNNNNNNNNNNNNNNNNNNNNNNNNNNNNNNNNNNNNNNNNNNNNNNNNNNNNNNNNNNNNNNNNNNNNNNNNNNNNNNNNNNNNNNNNNNNNNNNNNNNNNNNNNNNNNNNNNNNNNNNNNNNNNNNNNNNNNNNNNNNNNNNNNNNNNNNNNNNNNNNNNNNNNNNNNNNNNNNNNNNNNNNNNNNNNNNNNNNNNNNNNNNNNNNNNNNNNNNNNNNNNNNNNNNNNNNNNNNNNNNNNNNNNNNNNNNNNNNNNNNNNNNNNNNNNNNNNNNNNNNNNNNNNNNNNNNNNNNNNNNNNNNNNNNNNNNNNNNNNNNNNNNNNNNNNNNNNNNNNNNNNNNNNNNNNNNNNNNNNNNNNNNNNNNNNNNNNNNNNNNNNNNNNNNNNNNNNNNNNNNNNNNNNNNNNNNNNNNNNNNNNNNNNNNNNNNNNNNNNNNNNNNNNNNNNNNNNNNNNNNNNNNNNNNNNNNNNNNNNNNNNNNNNNNNNNNNNNNNNNNNNNNNNNNNNNNNNNNNNNNNNNNNNNNNNNNNNNNNNNNNNNNNNNNNNNNNNNNNNNNNNNNNNNNNNNNNNNNNNNNNNNNNNNNNNNNNNNNNNNNNNNNNNNNNNNNNNNNNNNNNNNNNNNNNNNNNNNNNNNNNNNNNNNNNNNNNNNNNNNNNNNNNNNNNNNNNNNNNNNNNNNNNNNNNNNNNNNNNNNNNNNNNNNNNNNNNNNNNNNNNNNNNNNNNNNNNNNNNNNNNNNNNNNNNNNNNNNNNNNNNNNNNNNNNNNNNNNNNNNNNNNNNNNNNNNNNNNNNNNNNNNNNNNNNNNNNNNNNNNNNNNNNNNNNNNNNNNNNNNNNNNNNNNNNNNNNNNNNNNNNNNNNNNNNNNNNNNNNNNNNNNNNNNNNNNNNNNNNTGTTTATTACCTGGAGGTTAAAGAAAACAGTACAGTTTCTGAAACTATTAGTAAGATTTAAATTATAGGTTAGCATTTTTGGTCAGGACTACTTTTGCAACCTATTACTGTGTTGATCAGTATAAGGAATATAATTTGAAATCTCAGGTGTTCTCACTCTTTCACGTATTCACTCAGGCTATTTCAAAGTAATTTGAAATTCATTAGGGATCAATCTGACagttttgtaaatatttctgcACCCATGATCTCAATGTGATCTTAATTAAAAGTATTTAATGGAAACCATACACCTCTaccaaaactgcattttagCCCCTGTATTAAAGATGTAAAAAGGGTTGCTGGAGTATTTCCTTTATGTTATGTAGATACGTGTGGGAAGTAAAAATACCAATGGGTAATTGAAGTGAATCATTTTATTCAGTAAGTGTAGatactttcttttaaagcaCTATTTTCATCTCAGTTCTTTGAATGCCTCAAAAGCTTGGAACTGATTGTGTTCATTAAGTATAAGAAAGTGACCGTCCATTCTTCAGTGAGTAAGTGCAGTAGGAGTGATTTTAAGTAGGTACCACTGAGAACATGACATGACATTTCTGCTTCTAGCAATTTGGGAGGCTTAACCCAAAGTTCAGATCTTTCTAATCAGGTGGAGCGTTATGAGGACAAGCCATTATGAAGAGAGCACACCACTCCAAAAAGGACTGTACGTTTCTATTCACATGTCTTATGCAGATGATAGTCCCTATTCCAACCAGCAAGTCCTTTTATATTTCTGATCCTGTAccttgtttctcttccttcttactCAGAAGTAGCACTGTAATGCCTGCTAAATAAAACCTATTTGTATCTCAGTACTGCTGCACAACAATGCAGTAGAGAGGTGTTTTTCACCAAGAAGAGCCACTGCATTATGATCCCAGTAAGAAcaattcttgtactctgtaaaatgtcattttaaatgctgtttattAGAGCTGATACCTTAAGGAAGGGCAGGATAGCATAGGAAATTACAAGTCCTTCTTGATACCTGGAAGCCCAAATTGTGCAGAATTGAGCAAGCCTCTAATCCATATGCAGCATGTTTTGCAGACCCCATCTATACATGCAGCACAGGCCTATAGACCTGTGTGTTCAGCTTAGCGGAATGCAGCATAGTCCTGAGCCTATGTAGATTAGTTAGTATGTGGTTCACAGATTCCTCAACATATAATGGTCTTCCACATACATATTTCTTCAACATATAGTAGTCTTGTAGAATCACTCCAAGAAAGAATGGCAGGCTTACACATACTTCTGCTGCACTTTCTTCTGCAGGGTTCCTTAGACAGCTTGTCACAAACTTTTTGTGGATGTCTTGGGGGCTGAGGTAGCTAATTACAATGTTGTTCTTGGAGTTTTCAGGTGTTCTACCCATGTTGATCAGCTGTCTTTGGCACAGGAGTCTTTGGCTTAAACGGATGGCAACCCATGACCATTCAGCTGTATACAGAAGGAAACTGTAACTTCTGATACTTACTGACCTCTgtaacagaaagcagaacagcCAGACATATAGGCATTTTAGTGGCAATAGGGACACATGAGTAGTGTTGGCTTTaggaagcaaaagcagaaaggattGAAAGCAGCTCCCTCAGTCCCCTGAATTGTTCAAAATGGTATACAAACTGTCTCATACTTCAGAGTGCCTTTAGAGGTAATTAAGAGCGAGGCActtttcagcagtgcccagtgaTGGAACAAGGAGTAATGGTAAAACCTGGACATGGAaaattccatacaaacatgagtAAAAGTTTCTTAACTTTGAGAGTGATAAAACaccggaacaggttgcctagagaggctCTGGAGTTTcattctctggagatattcaaaatgtGCCTGGatactttcctgtgcaacctggtaTATGGAACCTACTTCAGTAAGGGGATTTGGAGGAGGTGgtctccagaagtcccttcaaACCCATAcagttctgtaattctgtaagCTTTTGATGTGATTTCTCATTGTCTGAGATCTTGCTCGCACAGACCATCTTAAATTTGACTTGGCACTGCTGGCTTCATTGGATTTTTTATCTCCCCATACAGACATAAGGTGTAATAGTGCCTCCAGCAAAGCTTTCAGACTTCTCACAGCATAGGTTTACAAATGTAATTTCCTTAGATCTCAGTATGATACCATCTTGGATCTTCCAGAAGGAGCTGATGTTGCTACTGATGGTACGGATGAGGAAGGAAGAGTGTGACAACCCAGCAAGGGCCAGTAGGTCATAGCAATTACAAAGACATAGCGTTGCTTGAGAGGCACACTGTAGTTTTGCATGAGCACTTGATGTTTTGAGAGCCTTCTGCTGGCTCTTGAGTGCTTGTGTGTTGGCAACTTGCAGTAGTAACTCAGTGTCCCCTGAGTCTCTGTTAGCAGTTGGGGCATATCACATAAGTAGACTTCATGTGTTGGTTTCATCTTCAAGAAGTTCAATTCATGCACACCCCAGTGCAATCAAAGCGTGCTAAGTGAGAACAACTAGAGGATTCATTTCAAAAccacatttcttttctgagctAAGACACTGATATGGATGCACTCTGTGTGGAATTAATGTCTCTTAATTGTCTGTTAATGGAGAGGTTCTTGGTTTTTGAGTTGAATAACAGTGCAGCCTGGAGAGACTAATAAATCTGCTCAATAGTGGTTACATCaatctttttaaattgaatttaaaCTGAGTGCTTAAAATTTATTTAGAACAACATTCAGATTTAACTCTGTGGTTTAAccctggcaggcagcacagaCCTCCTTAGCTACTCACTCACTCTCCCCAGATGGGATGAGGAAGAATTAGAAATATAGAAAAGTGTAAGAGCTCATGGGTTGAGATGGAGACTGGGTAAAGCAAAAGTTGCCTatgcaagcaaagcaaaggaagTTACTCATTTGCTGCTTCCCATTGGCAGGCAGatgttcagctgctgctgccaagcAAACAGAGCTCATTATGTGTAATGTTTTCTTGGGAAGACAAACATTGTCACTTCAAACAGCTACCCCTTTTCTACTTTActccagcttttattgctgaacATAGTGCTATAGACATCCCTTTCGTCAGTTGGggtcctggttctgtcccctcacAGCTCCTTCTGAGCTCTCAGCTCCTTACTGGTGGGCAGAGGGAGAAGATAAAAAGGACTTGCCTTGCACTGTTCAGCAACAGCCAAAACGCTGGTGTGCTATTACCACTATTTTGATCAAAAATCCAAAAGACAGCGTCTTCTGAGCctctacaaagaaaattaattctattCCAGTCAAAGCCATGACAAATAGGAACTGTAAGTCCAGTGTATCTCTAGATATTAAAAAGGGACTTTTTTATAAAAGGGGGAATGTGCATAGACTTACTTCTGTGCAAGGAATGGCCTTATAATGTGGTAGTTTTTAAGTGTTGAGTGTAAATCTTGGTTTGTAGAAATAACCAAACATAAATCCTAAACAAGGAACTTACCAGTAGAAGAAAAACCTAGCAACAGAacttagaaaaaagaaaaaagaggaaaaaaaagtatgactCATGTCCTCCAAACCAATGCCTTTTTAGTAAAACCAAAATGGGCTTTGTGTCAAACAAGCTTTCCCCTTGACAAAAGAAGGTTTTTCTACTGCATCTTGAtaatttaaaattgtattttgtaattTATACATTCCTACTCATCttcttgctttctctgcttCAGAAGCAAGCGATGCTCAAGGTCACTTTGCTGAAGTGCAGAATAGTATTCATGTATTACATCTGGAGAACTTGTAATTTGGTAACAGAACAAGAAGTTATTATTTCATATgaagttttgttattttcactTTTGAGTTAATAGCTAAGCTGACCAATAAATGATGCTGACAAATCATATTTAACAAAGAGGCTTAAGTTGGAAAATTAAATTTCCAGTAATCTCCAAGGGAAAGTTTTGTCTAATATTCATGCTTAGGTGTCTTCCTTATATATTAGTATTTGGGTTTGGGTAATCGGTATATGTTAGTATTTGTTTTGGGTGATCTACCCCCTTTCATTCTTCAAAACTACTGAAGGATTAAACTGCTACTTGTACGTAGTACAACAAGTCTCTTGCAGATGTTTAATTACCCTTTTAAACAGAGTTTCTTAACTAAGTATATATAAGCTTGTGAATGCCATGTTTGTTTAGCTTCAGATCTTCCCTGTAGCATAAGGATCActtcttcaaaagagaaaaacatgaatAACTTGAGCTGCTagttttattgtcatttttctcGAGCCTGCCAAAACTTTATTAACTAACACCATTACCCTACATTTTATGAAGTCTCCTCCCATGGAGACATTCAGGATCTGTCTGCAGGCTTACCTGTGCAACATATTGTAGGGAAGCTGTTTTAACAAGGagttgaactcaatgatctcttgaggtgattctgagaaaatacacattttaaagatTACGTTTTAACATGTCTGAATTTCCTACAAACCATAAATATACTAATTTTATTGCCTTAAGCACATgtaaaatagaatattttaaaaccgCATAGCTGCTGAAATAGAAACTGACAtgtatgcattttcattttgttttgaagtgcAGTGTTCAACCAGAGATGTGATCAAGGACTGAGATCCACTTATAGGGGAGCTGTCTAGATACagtgtttttctctgcaaaggTGCTGTATCTGCAGGTTCCAGTGCCATTGTTCCTGTGTAGCACTGCTGTCAAAGAACTTGCTGCGAAGAGCAAGCTTCTCTGAGTTTTCTGAAGCCACTGACATGGAGGGCATCACACTGCAGGCCTGAAAGATTTCTCTAACCTGTAAGAACCAGTATGAAAAGCGGAGTACTGACTCCATTggcttctttgttctttttcaaactAACTAGTCTGGCTCAATCCTATTAACATTTTTGAAAGCTGATAACACTGTGTAAAGTGAAGAGTATTATTACTAAGCTACAGGTAAATGACAACATCTCAAAAATATCTTTGCCTGGAAACTAGATTCTGTATCCTTTGTTATGGAAGGTTTCAGAAAGAGTGATTGGCATAGTGCTC
This genomic interval carries:
- the DHFR gene encoding dihydrofolate reductase, which codes for MVRSLNSIVAVCQNMGIGKDGNLPWPPLRNEYKYFQRMTSTSHVEGKQNALIMGKKTWFSIPEKNRPLKDRINIVLSRELKEAPKGAHYLSKSLDDALALLDSPELKSKVDMVWIVGGTSVYKAAMEKPINHRLFVTRILHEFESDTFFPEIDYKDFKLLKEYPGVPADVQEENGIQYKFEVYQKSVLAQ